GTTTAGGACGAAGCGCGTTGATGTACGCGCCTAGTCTCTTGCGGCGAGCTCGGTACTCACGGAGTTCCTTTTGCAAGGATCCCCTTCCGGTTTGACGATGTTGAAACTCGGAACGAGTTCGCGGGATCGAGACATCTCTGTCTACTCTTGAGGAGGTTTGTTGTCCGACGCATTCGGATCGAAACCGCTAGCTCTAGCGTCCATCCGTTCTCGGACACGTCTCAACCATGCAGATCGGGTAGTCTCTGGCATCTTTGCTAATTTCGTTCGAATGCTCTGAACATTTCCAACCCTTcccctatttatactaaaatcTGGGACGCAACCGCCATTAATCTCCAAGAATCACTCTAAAAGACCGTGcaaacattcaatgtttcttgACACgtgtcccaaaaaaaatcaatatttatatatacatcagTTCTCACTCCGACCTGGATTGGATATTCGTCAGTTCGGACCGAACTCATTAACAAATACATTCGAAGTAGAATATATTCTTCGTTGACACCCTGGCTAAGTGATCAACTTGCGTCACAACGCATTAGCTTTCATTTGTAGGGATAAGCCGAACCCATAGTGTTTTATTTCGCACCGGACCTTTAGCTTTCATTTGTAGGGATAAGCTgaacccagagtatttatttcgcacccGACCTTTAGTTCGGACGGAATGGAtagccgaacccagagaattGTTTCGCAGTCCGACTTCCGAACTAGAGCAAAGgagataagccgaacccagagtatttatttcgcacccGACCTTTAGTTCAGACGGAATGgttagccgaacccagagaattGTTTCGCAGTCCTACTTCCAAACTAGAGCAAAggagataagccgagcccaACATCTCGCCCTCCGAACAAACACATTCTGTTAGGGATAAATGTCCCACCTTCGGAGCCCAGAGTTTTTGTCTCCTCAGTTATTTAACACAAAAATTACTTGATGTAAGCCGGAAGACGTCCTACCTCTtgtacaattttaaaataaataaaaacaaatttcaaatcttaTTCAGCCTGCCATAATACGGCAGAGTCTTATTGTTCAATTAAAGCTTAAGGCTCATATCGCCAATACAAAATATACTAATTCCGAGCTAGTGCGCCACTGGTGGCAATCTCACGAGCACTCGTCTTAAGTCGCTTCGGCATCGGCCATAACAGCTGCAGCCCAGTCTTCTCCCATTCGTCGGGACAAGTTTCCAGTGCTCTAGTCTTTTGTTCGGCTTTATCGAGCAGATCGttagttctttttcttttcgcCTTAAGTGCAGCGATCTCGGCCTCCAGATTTTCTAGCTGGCGATCAATCCCGCATTTCTTCATATGAAACTACTGAAGGTCTTGGCTTAATTCATGATGCATGGCTTCAACCTGCACAAACAAAAAGGGATTCAGAGCGATAATGGGTTGGTTGTTCATTAACAAAGAAGGACAATTACCTGGCGAAAGAAGTTATGGGCCTCAGCGATATCGGTCTCATTAGCACGCCTGTTTATGTAAAACAGCATAATATCAGTCAGAACGAAGTTACCGTTTAAAGCGGGATCTGTTTGGGTAGGCCTTCGATTCATCTCCCGAAGGCACTCGTTGCAATACGTAATCAAACACGGCGGTAAAGCAGCTATCCTATTAAACCCATTCTCGATCCAATTTCTGGGATGGGATTCAAGCAGTTTGAGTTTAAGCAATAACTCACGATGCACTTGTTCCGAGGCAGCAAGTCGATCACGATACTCAGTATGACGATCCTCCACGGAATGGAAAAATCCTTCTAAGTCACGTCTTTTTTCCGAATTGACACGAAACATTAACATCCATGGAACCCGGATGTTTGGATAATAGGGCATTCCTCTTTCGATGGCCTCAGCATTCGAGAATGTTGGGACATCGTTCCCAGCGAGTGGGGATTCAACACTGCTAATAGAGCTAGGCATTGTTTCGATATAGAGTTTGTCTCAACTTGGATAATTTTGAAACAATGCTGGTCTATTTATATGAATCTAGGGAGAGGCGTCTTTTCCAATTTCGTGGGTCGAAACGATTAAACCAAAAGTTCTGAAACggaaaaggaaaatttccaATAAATAAAAGGTAAGTTTCGAAACGATTAAACCAAAAGTTAAAATGGGTCGAACAAGTCGGCAATGTCATTACATGGGTATCGAACCCAGAAAcaaaaaggaggaagagaagtaaTAAGATGGTCATACGTCAGAGGGATCGGATAAGTCAGCATGGAAAAAGCCGGCGTTGGATCCATGTGGATCCCTAACGGAGTCCGGAGCACAAGTCCCTAGGTGAAGAAGCCCGAAGTTGAGCTGATTTGGGGACATGTTGAGATCACCTTCCTCTAACTCGATTATATCCAAGGCCTCGACGATCACCGAAGCTTCGGTTTCGTTCTTGTTAATATCGGCAATCTGCTCCTTAGGGATGATCGCCCCGTTCTTGAGTAAGTGGTCCACGATCTCCTTGACTCTGACAGCTTTGTTGAGCACATCCTCCTTTGGGCGAGCTACTTTTTCTTGTTCAACCAAATAAGCTTTCACCTTGTCCAATCGGTCCTAAGCCTTCTTTGTTGTCCTAGACACTTTGGCTAAGCGATCTCCACGAAGTTGTTTGACCTCCGAGGTGAATTTCGAGCCCAGATCATTGAAATCCCACTGTAGCTtggctttttcttcttcgagaATTCTTCCACGAGATTCCAGTTCGCCAATCTTCACCTCGGAACTAGCAATGGACTCATCCCTCTTAACGATCATACCCTGCAACTCCAGGATCCTCTCATCATTGGCTTTGTCAGCAGTCCTGATCTGCTCCAAACTCTCTTTCAGATGGTCGAACTTTGAAGCTGACGACGTCTTAAGACATCTATCGTACAACTGAGTCAATGAGTTGACATGGGCGGTGGTCTGCAAGAACAGATAAAGAATGTCAAGAggaaattgtttatataaaacgAGAAAGCAGTAAGAGGTATGTACCATTAGAAGAGATTGGGCAGTGTTGAGATATGCTTCCTCGAATTCCAAGTCACTTGTCTTGGGGAGAATCCGATGAGAAATTTTCAGGTTCCGAAAGAGCTCGCTCGCAGCCGCCCGATCTGTGACTAGGGGGCAATCGCCAAAATAATCGATGGCAAATTTATCAGTTCGGTCATCTTTCCTTCTAATTCGTAATCGATCAGCAAATTCTGCAGGTTCCAACCCGGCATCTTCGGCCGAACGTTAGCGACTAATCGTAGGCAGCGGTTGAGAAAAAGAGTCATCTCCGATCTGTTTTtcgttctttttcttcttctttttcttctttctctccccGGTCTTGAGCGGGGGAATGTTTTGCTCAGCGACTGAGAGGGTGTTTTCCTCTGGAATCAAAGGGGGATCGCCCACATCCGCGGAATCCTCGAAACCCTCTATGTCGATGGTTTCCTCGTTATCTCGAACGAGATCAGCGTCAGATTGGACTTTGGCATTGGAGTCCGGATGCACGATTTGAAGGCAACTGGCCTCCATAAAACATGATCCGACCGGTTCTGAGGTTTGCCCCAGCGAACTCGCAAAACTTAGGAATTTTTTCCTGGCTTTTCCCATCGCTCTTTCGACACGAATACAAGTGATCAATTCCCACTACCGATTAGCACCGGATAATAATGCGTCTCTAACGGAATGATAGGCACGAGCTAGACGTGTCGGACAGAAGGGGCGATCTGAAAACAAGGGACAGAAAGTTAAAACTAGTTGGAAAAGACATGATCAATCAAAACACGCGGATAATTAAAGATCTACCAGGATTTCTATTCTACACTCTCCGATGGAAGCCCAGTGGGTCCTCTAACGAATACTGGTCGACGCGATCATAAAAGTAGCGGGTAGCCAACTTTTTGAAGTTAATAACTTTCTTGCCAGGAAGAAAGTTGTGTTTCGGTTTCATGTTCACCGCCCAATTATTTTCACCTTTCAACGATTTAAAATTCGATAGTTGCTCAAAGAATAGAACTCCGATCTCAACCCCTACTTCAGACGCTATAGTGACGGCGGCAGTGAAATTACAAATACTGCCCGGTTTGAGCTGGCAGATCGGCATCTTGCGTCGTTGGGCGTATCTCGACAATAAAGCTGGAATTGGAAACCAAAGGCGGCATTCAGTAAAGTAATCCTCGTACAGGCAGATGTATCCTTTCGGAGGATTTCAGGGACGATGGTCATCTCGTGGGTTTAGAATCGTGACACCGCTGTTCCCCAGGCCGAATGAGTTCAGCATGTCATTGACTGACCTGATGCTACTCAGGGTCCTTTCGCCTCCAATTTTTCCTTTATGGTCCAACAATGGCGGAATGGTCATCGATCGAGATTCCCAGGGGGATGAACCGACCTTCTTCTAGGCGCAGATCGACATGGGGTGGTTCATTATTCCCATCTTTGTGGCGATCTGTGGGTTGAGTTCGTGAGGAAGAAGCCCCAACGGAAGGGGAAGTTGAGCTTCAGAGCCCGATCTGGGAGAGCTTCCGACCTGCGCAACACGCTTTAGATTGGGCACTTTACGTTTGGAATTGCGCTGAAATAGGTGATCACTTTCGATTTCAGGCAAGGAGATGGGATCCGAAGTGCTCGTCATGACAGATGATCGGAGAGTGCGGAGGAAAGCTGGAAATtgcaataataaataaataagcaaAGAGGAAAGAGAATAGAGTGGAATACCTTGTGTTGTTggggaaaaataagaaatgaagaGGGGAGCTGCGTATTTATAGAATCAGATGGGCGGCAACCCTACAAAAGTTATCATAATCTACGCGACCTTTCAGCTTCCAACCTTGATGCGACGTATGTGACACGTGTTGCGACAACAATTGGTGGAAATTCGGGAAAATTAATCTGAATTTTGGTTTAGATAGGATAATTTTTTCCTAAAGTTCTGATATTCGAATTTACTTCCGAATATTCCAAACTgaggggggactaattgttggtgcgggatttagcacccccgtCATACCGGTTTAAACCAGAAAGATAAATCAATCATTTAACCGAGAATCCGATCTAACCTTAATTTTAGTGGACGCCTTGAAGCCAGTCAGATCGGAGGGCCCAGCCCCGAGGATGAAGAGCCGACTTCCCAGTTCGCCTTTTAACTGACCTGGCGAGAAAGAAGTAACTTTCCAAATCTTGGTTAAAGTTATAAGGAAATTTAATATATTCTGTAATTTTGTAAAGAGTATAAATAAGGGGAGATCCTTCCATTGTAAATCatccaacaattaatacaaaaactcattttctctttgttcttgcaAAAAGCCTAACTTGAGCCCTAAGAGATTAAACCCCCTTTCCGATTTCAAGCTTTGATCGAGTTTCTTGAAAGATTACttctttgaatttgtttcccccatcaaacaaattcaatgtagaaacctagtttctacaattcATAAATCTGTAGCTTTCGTTAAGTCGTCTTACCTCAAACGAGTCAGCGTTGGTGATTAAACCTGCCGTCGTCACATGCAACCGCTGAATCGGTCGATTCCTTCTACGCAAATTCACATTTTGACAACCGGAGAATCATGAAAGACGAATTTCTGACTGTTTCACCTTTCAATTTGGTGGAACATCTCCGAACTTTTCACTATTAAAACAATCttgaaatagaaagagagatacaaagagacaatagaaaaaaaaaacgtttttttattCCCAGCCAATAATCTATTAACACCCATCTGGTTATTAACGATTTTATATATTAGCATCGATCCTTAAGAAAATTTTGctgttttcattaaaattaatcaaatttctTATTAAGCAACTCTAAGAAACTAACTAAAGACCATCGATAGAGATGGTCTAAGGGGCAAatctttatttctctctctttgcttaAAAGCTCTGTCTTCtgttgattaattaatttaaatttgcGTTTTTAACATGAAAAGGACCATGCATCTACCAAGTTAAGAATTTATTATATCAaggattattataatttttctttcttttttagttaaaaaatattatatgagaTATTTCCACGAGGATATTTGCATAAGATATACATGTCTGCGATACATTATATAGTTAAGAATTTGAAGTGAGGGTTAATAGAAGAGAGATATGGAGGAATATAGACTTGGAGAGCTGAGACACATCCTGACGACGGTTTTCCTGTCGGGATTCGCCGATTTCTTGCTAAGGCCTGTGATAACTGACGTTACCGTCGCCGCGGTTTGCGCCGGCCAAAAGGATTCATGTTCTCTCGCCGTCTACCTCACCGGAGTACAACAAGTGGTATCCACCTCTACTTATAtctacacatatatacatatctctggtttttttgttgttatgagTCTTATGACCAAACACTTCCAAAACcaattcaatatttttaaatttgcaaTCCGAGAATGACATGTGAAAATGGTGAAAAAGGCGGTAGGACTCGGGACAATGTTCATGATGCCAGTGATTGGGAATTTTGCTGACAGATATGGAATCAAAATACTACTCACTCTTCCCATGTGCCTTTCTATTCTTCCTCcaggttcctttttttttttcttaacaatttttgttttcagtttttacattttaatatagaatttataagTTGTATAgttctaataaaataaaagaattccATGCAAAGCCAATCATTAGTTGTATAtaccaataattaaaaaagctaACGTCTTAAGCCGGCAAAAAAAAAGCTAACGTCTTAAAAAATAGCCAATTAATCAGGTGAGCCAAACTACTATAACAAAAGatactttgacttttttttttaaaatttatctgaTTGTGGACACCTCACGATTCCATTACATGAGTATAGTGCCAGCGTAAAATAATATGAGATCCTTCCCCACGTATATCACGTTTTGCCACAGGAAAAAAGATGACAGCATTTGGTTTCCCTTTAATGTTTTAACGggttctcttttattttttttcctttttaatgacttctttaattttattagtgTGGGCaataaacttaattaaataataaaaataatatacatatatatatatatatattaaaaaaaagctttgaaacACTTAACAAGGATAATCGACAATGATACtcttattacaaatttacaacttTGTTCTTGCAATATCAAAATAAGAACATGAGAGAGAATAGACATGGTAACAACTGTTTTGAGGAATATTTGCTTTTGATAACAGATCCGCTGCTcgattgttctttttttttttctttgttctttttctttcattagtGCCCGTAATTTTTTACTAGATAGCAGAGGTTGTAATAATTCATCAAATATACAAAAGCCTGAAACTGTTCATCAAATAAACTCAAGGTTGTAACGAGCTTTACAATAATTCGTCACAAAAATCAAATGTTGTGATGGTTCAATTGAAATGTTgcaacaatatatttatttaagtatattttagtgtttaaaaaacaaagataaagagTTAAACTGAGATATGCTAccgtaaaaaatatttagagtgTAGTATTTCCaggattatttgtttatatatagtttattatgatcaatataacaatttttaaagcaATAAATTATAGTATAGTATTCCCAGAATTAATATGTGTGTTCAATTATGCTAAAATGTACTAAATGCTCGCAGCGATATTAGGGTATAGAAGGGATACCAGTTTTTTCTATGCATATTATATAATCAAGAGTCTATTCGATATGGTCTGCGAAGGTACCGTTGACTGTCTCGCCTATGCTTATGTGGTAAAGTTTGTTCTCATTTTACCATATGATCATATTATATGATGTTTTGGTCTTCTAAAACACACTCATAGTTTACACTTCTTCAATTATATTAGGCCAAAAATGTTCATGGCAGAAAAAGAATATCAATGTTTGGAGTTTTAGCTGGTGTCAGATCGATTTCCGGAGTTTGTGCAACATTCTCAGCTCGTTTCCTACCCATTGCTTCGACTTTTCAGGTAGCTGATGATCATACATAGTACACACTTCCCAAAAATGACGAGTTTAAGAGATAATCTCAAAAGAAGATTCAATCACACAATCAGTTTCATAAGtttaccaaaaattttaaaaatactcttaagatttgtttctacaagtttttatattggttatctaataaaatatacagTAGGAATTTCAATTGCAAAAGGTTGAGAAAAAATTGGTATGCCCTGAAGATTCGTCTTTTTTCCTTAACttagattaaatttttattttgcataTATCCTTATCTCGTCTATATGAGAGAgtataacaaaatttttaatatattaggtTTCAGCTATGTCACTATTCGTTGGCCTAGTGTACATGAGAATTTTCCTAAAAGAGAGATTACACAATAATGATGATTATAACTATGAAGAAGAGGTTGGTCATGGTGGTGGTAGAAATGATCAAGAGGTTCATGATGGTGGTAATCTAAAGATGTTGGCGGAGCCGATTCTAAGAGACGCACCAATTAAGACACATGTCTTCAACACTAATTATTCCTCTCTAAAAGATATGGTCAGCTTGATAAAGAATAGGTACGTTTCACATATATACAATCTACGCATATATGGTGTCCTCTAAGTAAATATATGTGacttatatataaccaaatgaTGGATATGGGCTTTACAATACAGCACCATACTCATTCAAGCATTGGTTGTTACATTCTTTGCTACCTTCTCGCAAAGTGGAATGGGGTCTGCTTTCATGGTTTGTCTCATCTCCACACTTTTATATGCAtctattaattaaaacaaatatgtattgAATGTTTTTAATAACACAGTATTTTCTGAAAGCCCGTTTTGGGTTCAACAAAAATgactttgctgagctcttgctGTTGGTTAACATAATTGGCTCCATCTCCCAGGTAAATATTGTAAAATCCATGTAATAGTAGTTATCGGTTACAATTACAGAAATATTGTTCAGTTATACCTGCTactaaatttattgttttcagcTGTTTATATTGCCGATATTGGTTTCTGCCATTGGGGAACGTAAGGTGTTATCAACAGGGCTTCTTATGGAATTTTTAAACGTAAACATTCGaaactatttctttttttttttcttcattttttcccacCTAGTCTGTGACATcctaattagtattaaaattgaTGTCCTTAATCATGATATATATAGACCAACTAAATTTGGTtatgtgtttgtgatgcaggcaGCTTGTCTTAGTGTTGCGTGGTCAGCATGGGTGAGTTCACTGATAACTcttaacaaaagaatatatatatatatatatatatatacatatatatatatatatatatatatttttaaacaccatttttattttattatacaattaaGATCCATAATTTGAACGTTAAACATGACCCATAATATTTTCAAGTATAGTTGAGCTTGCCATGGTTGTTCCTTCTATATACCGAGATCTTTGGTCCAAGAGAGTTCAAGATGATTAAACCAGCaaaatattacatattaaaCAGGATTGTTTGTTTACTGGATCGCATTTAGGTTCCTTATGCGACGACCCTACTTGTACCCGGAGTCATGTTCGTGATGCCATCTGTAAGATTTTATGGCTTCATGGTCCATATAATAGTTGAAATTTTTACTTAGTGTTGCTTAAATACATCTTGGTTATAGGTTTGTGGTATTGCCTCAAGACAAGTTGGATCCAGTGAACAGGTACAACcgtaaatttattttcttctcccaacttttcaattttttaacgTCTTTCAAAGAAGATATAAGAAGTATGTAAAGTAATATATAGACTAGGTAAACAACCCGTACATAGTGCGGATAAatcgattcaaataaaattattatgagtaaaattattatttgagatctAAGATTCGTTTGTATAAAAGAAAATctgtaactaattttttattattatttaaatttgtgactattttgtgtaaaaatatatttcacctgtgaaatatttgaatgtgAAAAAGAAATTGGAAAAGAAATTTAACGTGGAGAAATTTGTATGgactttattttaataaaatatgaataattatcaatttaaaaataataatttgttgttttttaaagaatagtaatatatattcaaattaaatggctacaaatagttttattttatgtaataaattttgatttaaatctaTAGTGGCATAAAtgtaattagtataattaatgAGAATTATTTGCTAAAATGTGCTTCGAGCTCTCTGGCAACGACACATAACATTTTTTcaagaatgcttctctattaatatataagggatattTGATAGGGACTAGGGAGTCatttaacttattattatttttatataaaaaaaagggtttaattTGAAGGCTTACCATACTTAACAAGTATTAGAGTTTGAACACACGTTAACACAACTGAACCGAATTTGATCCTACCCTAGTACGGTTTGAGCAACCCAGAACTGGATTGGCTGATAAGACCCTAAATCCTTCATATAATGAGGTTTTGTTAAGATATATAGTTAGAAGAACGTTAGAATTCTCACATTTGAAGTAAGAGATCTAGAGTACAAGAATATGACCAATCCACTCTCGGCTTGGCTTCAAGTTCTACAACGCTTAACGATTAAATGGTACGGCTTTTAAGATATGTAACGATCATCCACAAATCAACAGTCTATTTTGGTTAATAATTAACATACCAAAGACTAACAAGATTAATTaccataatttatatttttaaatttgtaccCATCACAGTTATAGTTTCAACAACATAATGATGtctttcttttcgttttttctaTCTCGTTCTAGGGCAAGGTCCAAGGATGCATATCCGGAGTAAAAGCTTTTGCTGGAGTTGTGGCTCCATTTTTATTTAGTCCATTGACAGGTACATATGTAAACACATAAAATTGAACAATGAACACAGTTCATTAATCATTATCCAAAACACACCATTCATTTCTCACTTTAGAGAGTTAATTAATCATCATCGAGAATAAAATTTCTATTGtgtaacaaataattatatttggtgTGATATTATAGCGTTGTTTCTCTCCGAAAATGCACCGTTCTATTTTCCTGGATTCAGCCTTCTATGCGTCGCCTTCTCTTTGGTATTCTTTACATCGACATGCGACCATATGACAACTATgttgattaattataaatatatttctaatattg
The Camelina sativa cultivar DH55 chromosome 15, Cs, whole genome shotgun sequence DNA segment above includes these coding regions:
- the LOC104747494 gene encoding uncharacterized protein LOC104747494, with translation MEEYRLGELRHILTTVFLSGFADFLLRPVITDVTVAAVCAGQKDSCSLAVYLTGVQQVAVGLGTMFMMPVIGNFADRYGIKILLTLPMCLSILPPAILGYRRDTSFFYAYYIIKSLFDMVCEGTVDCLAYAYVAKNVHGRKRISMFGVLAGVRSISGVCATFSARFLPIASTFQVSAMSLFVGLVYMRIFLKERLHNNDDYNYEEEVGHGGGRNDQEVHDGGNLKMLAEPILRDAPIKTHVFNTNYSSLKDMVSLIKNSTILIQALVVTFFATFSQSGMGSAFMYFLKARFGFNKNDFAELLLLVNIIGSISQLFILPILVSAIGERKVLSTGLLMEFLNAACLSVAWSAWVPYATTLLVPGVMFVMPSVCGIASRQVGSSEQGKVQGCISGVKAFAGVVAPFLFSPLTALFLSENAPFYFPGFSLLCVAFSLMIGFLQSLLIKEHPPLLLTNITINNPSEVQQEIYHEAYVS